A region of Candidatus Megaera polyxenophila DNA encodes the following proteins:
- a CDS encoding ribose-phosphate pyrophosphokinase has product MVVKLPGCYAKGTKIMQIISGSSNKLLAKKIAENTGYKLLNTEIRNFGDGELRVEVQDKIEEDVIIVQSTSSPVNDHLMELLLLIDTAKRAGARNIIGVIPYFGYSRQDRSTYQHGPISASLVVKLLEGAGITKIITLDLHSKQLEGVFNVPIFNFDPASIFFPFYKNSQEIVVVSPDIGGIARARNFCSLFGKDLAVINKYRDTNNECFMSKIIGNVKNKKCIIIDDIVDSGNTLCKAAQLLKEHEALAIEAYVTHPVLSGNAKEKIMLSPIDKIFVSDSIYHASLPDKFVTVFIDELLTHKL; this is encoded by the coding sequence ATGGTGGTAAAATTACCTGGATGTTATGCGAAAGGGACTAAAATTATGCAAATCATTTCAGGATCAAGCAATAAGCTGCTAGCTAAGAAAATCGCTGAAAATACAGGTTATAAGCTACTTAATACCGAAATCAGAAATTTTGGTGACGGTGAATTAAGAGTAGAAGTTCAAGATAAGATCGAAGAAGATGTGATTATAGTGCAATCTACCTCTTCTCCTGTTAATGATCATCTTATGGAGCTATTGCTTTTAATAGATACGGCTAAAAGAGCTGGGGCAAGGAATATAATCGGTGTAATTCCATATTTTGGTTACAGCAGGCAGGACCGTTCCACCTATCAACATGGTCCGATATCTGCAAGCTTGGTAGTTAAGCTCTTGGAAGGTGCAGGAATAACAAAAATTATAACTCTTGACCTTCATTCAAAACAATTAGAAGGTGTATTTAATGTTCCAATTTTTAACTTTGATCCAGCAAGTATATTTTTCCCTTTTTATAAAAACAGCCAGGAGATAGTTGTGGTTTCGCCTGATATAGGTGGGATTGCTAGAGCTCGTAACTTTTGTTCTCTTTTCGGCAAGGATCTAGCAGTTATTAATAAATATCGTGATACTAACAACGAATGTTTTATGTCTAAAATAATTGGTAACGTTAAAAATAAAAAATGTATTATAATTGATGATATAGTAGATAGTGGAAATACTTTATGCAAAGCTGCCCAGTTGCTAAAAGAGCATGAGGCCTTAGCTATAGAAGCGTATGTTACTCATCCTGTTTTATCAGGAAATGCAAAAGAAAAAATCATGCTTTCTCCAATTGATAAAATTTTTGTTTCAGATTCAATTTATCATGCTTCCTTACCTGATAAATTTGTAACTGTATTTATTGATGAATTGTTAACGCACAAGTTGTAA
- a CDS encoding acyltransferase, with protein sequence MWAFIIFFEEIPIGYIQYYNVHDFPREQGYDISELPISCAGVDWYIGEVEFTGKGIGTKALSDFLHQYVFPSFKHVFVDPDTANTRAIRVYTKTGFTVIKKVNGGKITWMLCERD encoded by the coding sequence ATGTGGGCTTTTATCATTTTTTTTGAGGAAATCCCAATCGGCTATATCCAATATTATAATGTTCATGACTTTCCGCGGGAACAAGGCTATGACATTTCGGAATTACCTATCTCTTGTGCTGGCGTTGATTGGTATATTGGCGAAGTAGAATTTACCGGTAAGGGTATTGGAACTAAAGCATTAAGCGATTTTTTACACCAATACGTTTTTCCTTCATTTAAGCATGTATTTGTTGATCCGGATACTGCTAATACTCGTGCAATTAGAGTTTATACAAAAACAGGATTTACAGTGATTAAAAAAGTAAATGGTGGTAAAATTACCTGGATGTTATGCGAAAGGGACTAA